The following are encoded together in the Xanthobacter autotrophicus Py2 genome:
- a CDS encoding Beta-ketoacyl synthase (PFAM: short-chain dehydrogenase/reductase SDR; phosphopantetheine-binding; Alcohol dehydrogenase zinc-binding domain protein; Alcohol dehydrogenase GroES domain protein; KR domain protein; Beta-ketoacyl synthase~KEGG: mxa:MXAN_4526 polyketide synthase type I) → MPGCWRACAEPPPPRTRPAAPSLRPHSRAMAEPLTSRDGPPEASPSFHGAPIAIVAAGCRFPGGADDLDAYWRLLREGRDAVRPVPADRWDVDDPDAARAYARDMASLDDIAGFDAGFFGISPREAASMDPQHRLLLEVAWEAVERAAWSPQALAGSSTGVFVGIYSDDYTQERLYRRAADQIDGHAGLAMMRSLAAGRIAYALDLHGPAMALDAACASSLLAIHLACRSLRAGECDRALAGGVNLILSREITLGLCQMKALSPTGRCRTFSADADGFVRGEGCGVVALRRLDDAVRDGDPVLAVIRGSAVNHDGRSNGISAPNGTAQQAVIRAALADAGIPARSVGYVEAHGTGTMLGDPIELRALGAVYGAERAVPLLVGSAKTNFGHLEAAAGVAGFLKVVLALRHGEVPPNLHFSAPNPYVPWDALGLAVPTAPAAFPADGPMRGAVSAFGMSGTNAHVILEAAPALAEAPAPRRSGYIAALSAKTEAALRALAARHAQALAARPEADPGAVALTLNAGRGRFPVRAAVPFEDLGELAGRLEHLADMAIAPSRRPQVLFACADGDGLPADGGGALMASDPAFAAAVAACAEAGLPSAQDGPAFVTAYALAALWRSWGLSPDRIAGQGAGEVVAACLAGVLSLADAAVLLRVRQAALVRTDVEAGRLDFIAAVRGLALKPPAVPLVSGLLGREVAAEVTSPAYWWAQLTGAPAREVEAPPDTFVIPIAPSGAVWEDIAPRLAAAHLAGLDPDWAAVDAPRRRLSLPTYPFEHGSYFIPRPDSVSVNGPRGLAGSRVDLAGRDEVRFTLILGGERHRFLLDHRFGGRATFPMAAFAEVALQNGRAALGAGAGVEDLAILRPLVLPDRGGIELQTVVGADGAWQVFARDADGNWTLHATARLVSAPAPEAAWDAGLAAPANPTPGAAVYGGLTQFGFDYRPAFRGLKDLAMVAEGVIAHAELPKESGSAVDYLLHPALLDACLVASSAILPQLGPGVTWMPRGIGRAMVFAPAGGAVTSTLRLRDDPAARTCHVDLILRDAAGQRVAQLDGVAFARITHGAEVEDEGLATQPELLRLRWQRANLSAPPVPRLFALLSDDPALVRELATALAARGQMVADRPPPWDAGADAFAGWISDLRARAPDGRCHLVFLATTPADPGAAEVPTSHLGLLRLIQAAGRSAQRATLRLDVVTRGTQRVAGEPVTGVAEAGLWGLSRVAAAEYPDLGQTRIDLDPEAGEADLSDLAAGLVAAPPGEDLALRRGVCFAARLVADRPVEPEHPIELPQFDGRPPGDGEVIIDVVASGLNFRDVLHGMGLLPDSADNMPYGLECSGVIAAVGPGVEGLAVNMPVMAGLTVGSLAGRVRVPAAFVVPKPEGLSFRDAATLPLAFLTAHYALDRLAGLKRGERVLIHAAAGGVGQAAIQVAQRAGAEIFATASPAKWGHLRRHGVTHLFNSRTADFADEIRRLTGGRGVDVVLNSLSGEAIAESFAALADGGRFIEIGKMGIWSAADVAALNRGITYHPFDLWDIKQDQGLIAQMMGEMVARLADGTLVPLRSELFAIADAGAAFQHMARARHMGKIVLWQAAAPAGDMVRGDATFLVTGGLGALGLHAASWLVRHGARSIALVGRNAPGEAAREAVEDLRRAGARVEVFQADVGEPAEVDDLLAAVREKMLSLRGLIHAAGVLDDALLVNQGPAQFARVLAPKLRAAWLLHRATLDEPLEMFVLYASASGLLGLPGQANYAAANTALDALAEHRASLGLPAQAIDWGPWAGPGMAQTLDSDGMGRISPAAAAALLGQLMVRRPGHVAVLPTGWQAGLAKGLGPTGLLAGFAAATPPQDGGPAAPPFRARLEAEGGPERARLLRAHVRQLVATALEFPAPEAVDPARPLEDMGFDSLMNMELKAALEQDLGVLLKATLAYDYPSIDALVRHLVDEVLGWREEAPANAPAAPQDDAESALLAELNALKY, encoded by the coding sequence TTGCCGGGTTGCTGGCGCGCCTGCGCGGAACCGCCACCGCCCCGGACGCGGCCTGCTGCCCCGTCCCTGCGACCACATAGCCGGGCCATGGCGGAGCCCCTGACATCGCGCGATGGTCCCCCGGAGGCTTCCCCTTCCTTCCACGGGGCGCCCATCGCCATTGTCGCCGCCGGCTGCCGCTTTCCCGGGGGTGCCGACGATCTGGACGCCTACTGGCGCCTGCTGCGCGAAGGGCGAGACGCGGTGCGCCCCGTGCCCGCCGACCGCTGGGACGTGGACGATCCCGACGCCGCGCGGGCCTACGCGCGGGACATGGCCAGCCTTGATGACATCGCGGGGTTCGACGCCGGCTTCTTCGGCATCTCCCCGCGGGAGGCGGCGTCCATGGACCCGCAGCATCGCCTGCTGCTGGAAGTGGCGTGGGAGGCTGTGGAGCGCGCCGCCTGGTCGCCGCAGGCTTTGGCCGGATCGAGCACCGGCGTGTTCGTGGGCATCTATTCCGACGATTACACCCAGGAGCGGCTCTATCGCCGCGCCGCGGACCAGATCGACGGCCATGCCGGCCTTGCCATGATGCGCAGCCTCGCCGCCGGCCGCATCGCCTACGCGCTGGATCTGCACGGACCGGCCATGGCGCTGGATGCGGCCTGCGCCTCGTCCCTGCTCGCCATCCATCTGGCCTGCCGCAGCCTGCGCGCGGGGGAATGCGACCGGGCGCTGGCGGGCGGGGTCAACCTCATCCTGTCGCGCGAGATCACGCTGGGCTTGTGCCAGATGAAGGCGCTATCGCCTACCGGGCGCTGCCGCACCTTCAGCGCCGATGCCGACGGTTTCGTGCGGGGCGAGGGCTGTGGCGTGGTGGCCCTGCGCCGCCTGGATGACGCAGTGCGCGACGGCGATCCGGTGCTGGCGGTGATCCGGGGCTCGGCGGTGAACCATGATGGGCGCAGCAACGGCATTTCCGCGCCCAACGGTACCGCGCAGCAGGCGGTGATCCGCGCCGCGCTGGCCGATGCCGGCATCCCCGCCCGCTCGGTGGGCTATGTGGAGGCCCACGGCACCGGCACCATGCTGGGCGACCCCATCGAATTGCGCGCGCTGGGCGCGGTCTACGGGGCGGAGCGCGCCGTCCCTCTGCTCGTGGGGTCGGCGAAGACCAATTTCGGCCATCTGGAAGCGGCGGCCGGGGTGGCGGGCTTCCTCAAGGTGGTGCTGGCGCTGCGTCATGGGGAAGTGCCGCCCAACCTGCATTTCTCGGCCCCCAACCCCTATGTGCCGTGGGACGCTCTCGGCCTCGCGGTGCCCACCGCGCCTGCGGCTTTCCCGGCCGATGGCCCGATGCGCGGCGCGGTGAGCGCCTTCGGCATGAGCGGCACCAATGCCCATGTGATCCTCGAAGCCGCGCCGGCGCTGGCGGAGGCGCCCGCGCCGCGCCGGTCCGGCTACATCGCCGCCCTGTCCGCCAAGACCGAGGCCGCGCTTCGGGCGCTGGCGGCCCGCCACGCACAGGCCCTCGCGGCGCGGCCTGAGGCCGATCCCGGCGCGGTAGCCCTGACCCTGAATGCCGGGCGCGGCCGCTTCCCCGTCCGGGCCGCCGTGCCGTTCGAGGACCTGGGTGAGCTGGCCGGCAGGCTGGAGCACCTGGCGGACATGGCCATCGCGCCGTCGCGCCGGCCGCAGGTGTTGTTCGCCTGCGCCGATGGCGACGGCCTGCCCGCCGATGGCGGAGGCGCCCTGATGGCAAGCGATCCGGCCTTCGCCGCCGCGGTCGCGGCCTGTGCCGAGGCGGGTTTGCCCTCCGCGCAAGATGGGCCGGCCTTCGTGACGGCCTATGCGCTGGCGGCCCTGTGGCGCAGCTGGGGCCTCTCCCCCGATCGCATCGCCGGGCAGGGCGCCGGCGAGGTGGTCGCCGCCTGCCTTGCGGGCGTCCTCTCGCTGGCGGATGCCGCTGTCCTGCTGCGCGTCCGACAGGCGGCGCTGGTGCGCACGGACGTGGAGGCGGGCCGGCTCGATTTCATCGCCGCCGTGCGCGGCCTCGCCCTGAAGCCGCCCGCGGTGCCGCTGGTGTCGGGCCTGCTCGGCCGTGAAGTCGCAGCCGAAGTCACCAGCCCCGCCTACTGGTGGGCCCAGCTGACGGGCGCACCTGCTCGGGAGGTGGAGGCGCCGCCAGACACGTTCGTGATCCCCATCGCGCCGTCCGGCGCCGTGTGGGAGGACATCGCCCCGCGTCTTGCGGCTGCGCATCTGGCGGGGCTCGATCCGGACTGGGCCGCGGTAGACGCGCCGCGCCGGCGGCTTTCGCTGCCCACCTATCCGTTCGAGCACGGCAGTTATTTCATCCCGCGTCCCGATTCCGTCTCGGTGAATGGGCCGCGCGGCCTTGCCGGCAGCCGCGTGGACCTCGCCGGACGCGATGAGGTGCGCTTCACCCTCATCCTCGGCGGCGAACGCCACCGTTTCTTGCTCGACCACCGGTTCGGCGGCCGGGCGACCTTCCCCATGGCCGCCTTCGCCGAGGTGGCGCTCCAGAACGGGCGGGCGGCTCTGGGGGCCGGCGCCGGGGTCGAGGATCTGGCGATCCTTCGCCCGCTGGTGCTGCCGGACCGGGGCGGGATTGAGCTTCAGACCGTCGTCGGCGCCGACGGGGCCTGGCAAGTGTTCGCGCGCGATGCGGACGGCAACTGGACCCTTCATGCGACCGCACGGCTCGTGTCGGCGCCGGCGCCGGAAGCGGCGTGGGACGCCGGCCTCGCCGCTCCCGCCAACCCCACGCCGGGTGCCGCCGTCTATGGCGGGCTGACCCAGTTCGGATTCGACTACCGTCCGGCCTTTCGCGGCCTCAAGGACCTCGCAATGGTCGCCGAGGGCGTCATCGCCCATGCGGAGCTGCCGAAGGAAAGCGGAAGCGCCGTCGACTATCTCCTCCACCCCGCGCTGCTGGATGCGTGCCTCGTCGCCTCAAGCGCGATCCTGCCGCAGCTCGGGCCGGGCGTGACCTGGATGCCGAGGGGTATCGGACGGGCGATGGTCTTTGCTCCGGCCGGCGGTGCCGTCACCTCGACGCTCCGCCTCAGGGATGATCCCGCCGCGCGGACTTGCCACGTGGATCTGATTCTGCGCGACGCAGCCGGGCAGCGGGTCGCGCAGCTCGACGGCGTGGCCTTCGCCCGGATCACCCATGGCGCGGAGGTGGAGGACGAAGGCCTCGCCACCCAGCCGGAGCTCCTGCGCCTGCGCTGGCAGCGGGCGAACCTGTCCGCTCCCCCCGTGCCGCGCCTGTTCGCGCTGCTGAGCGACGATCCCGCGCTGGTGCGCGAACTGGCGACTGCGCTGGCGGCGCGCGGGCAGATGGTGGCGGATCGTCCCCCCCCATGGGACGCGGGCGCCGATGCCTTCGCCGGCTGGATTTCCGACCTGCGGGCAAGGGCGCCCGACGGCCGCTGCCATCTCGTTTTCCTCGCTACCACGCCGGCCGATCCCGGCGCGGCTGAGGTGCCGACCTCCCACCTTGGCCTGCTGCGGCTCATCCAGGCGGCGGGCCGCTCGGCCCAGCGCGCCACGCTGCGGCTGGATGTGGTGACGCGCGGCACCCAGCGCGTGGCGGGGGAGCCGGTGACCGGCGTGGCAGAGGCAGGCCTGTGGGGGCTGTCGCGGGTGGCGGCGGCGGAATATCCCGACCTCGGCCAGACCCGAATCGATCTCGACCCCGAGGCGGGGGAGGCGGACCTGTCCGATCTCGCCGCCGGCCTCGTCGCTGCGCCGCCGGGTGAGGACCTGGCTTTGCGCCGGGGCGTGTGCTTCGCGGCGCGGCTGGTGGCCGATCGCCCGGTCGAGCCGGAGCATCCCATTGAACTCCCGCAGTTCGACGGCCGCCCGCCCGGCGACGGCGAAGTCATCATCGACGTGGTGGCGAGCGGTCTCAATTTCCGCGACGTGCTCCACGGCATGGGCCTTTTGCCCGACAGCGCCGACAACATGCCCTATGGGCTGGAATGTTCCGGCGTCATCGCCGCCGTAGGGCCCGGCGTCGAGGGCCTCGCCGTGAACATGCCGGTCATGGCCGGCCTCACCGTCGGCAGCCTTGCCGGGCGGGTGCGGGTGCCGGCGGCGTTCGTGGTGCCGAAGCCGGAGGGCCTGTCGTTCCGCGATGCCGCGACCTTGCCGCTGGCCTTCCTCACCGCCCACTACGCCCTCGACCGCCTGGCCGGCCTGAAGCGTGGCGAGCGGGTGCTGATTCATGCGGCGGCGGGCGGCGTCGGGCAGGCGGCGATCCAGGTGGCGCAACGGGCCGGAGCGGAAATCTTCGCCACCGCGAGCCCCGCCAAATGGGGCCATCTGCGCCGCCACGGGGTGACCCACCTGTTCAACTCGCGCACCGCCGACTTCGCCGACGAGATCCGCCGCCTCACCGGCGGGCGTGGCGTGGATGTGGTGCTGAACAGCCTCTCCGGCGAGGCCATCGCCGAGAGCTTCGCGGCGCTTGCCGATGGCGGCCGCTTCATCGAGATCGGCAAGATGGGCATCTGGAGCGCGGCCGATGTGGCGGCGCTTAACCGCGGCATCACCTATCACCCGTTCGATCTATGGGATATCAAGCAAGACCAAGGCCTTATCGCGCAGATGATGGGCGAGATGGTCGCCCGCCTCGCCGATGGCACGCTAGTGCCGCTGCGCTCCGAGCTGTTCGCCATCGCCGATGCCGGTGCCGCCTTCCAGCACATGGCTCGGGCGCGGCACATGGGCAAGATCGTGCTGTGGCAGGCGGCGGCGCCGGCCGGCGACATGGTGCGGGGCGACGCGACCTTCCTCGTCACCGGCGGGCTCGGCGCGCTGGGCCTTCATGCGGCGTCCTGGCTGGTGCGCCACGGCGCGCGCAGCATCGCTTTGGTGGGCCGCAACGCGCCGGGCGAGGCGGCGCGGGAGGCCGTGGAGGACTTGCGCCGGGCGGGGGCGCGGGTGGAGGTCTTCCAGGCGGATGTGGGCGAGCCGGCAGAGGTGGATGATCTGCTGGCGGCGGTGCGGGAAAAAATGCTGTCGCTGCGCGGACTTATCCATGCCGCCGGGGTGCTCGACGACGCCTTGCTGGTGAACCAGGGCCCGGCGCAGTTCGCGCGCGTGCTCGCTCCCAAGCTGCGGGCGGCGTGGCTGCTGCATCGGGCGACCCTCGACGAACCCCTGGAAATGTTCGTTCTCTACGCCTCTGCGTCGGGCCTTCTGGGGCTGCCGGGGCAGGCCAATTACGCCGCCGCCAACACCGCCCTGGACGCCCTCGCCGAGCATCGCGCCAGCCTCGGCCTGCCCGCGCAGGCCATCGACTGGGGGCCGTGGGCGGGGCCGGGAATGGCACAAACGCTGGATTCTGACGGTATGGGCCGGATCTCGCCCGCCGCCGCTGCAGCGCTGCTGGGGCAGCTTATGGTGCGACGCCCCGGGCATGTGGCGGTGCTGCCCACCGGCTGGCAGGCTGGGCTTGCGAAAGGCCTTGGTCCAACAGGACTTCTGGCGGGATTTGCCGCCGCTACCCCACCACAGGATGGGGGGCCGGCCGCCCCGCCCTTCCGCGCCCGGCTGGAGGCGGAGGGGGGCCCGGAACGAGCGCGCCTGCTGCGCGCCCATGTCCGGCAACTCGTTGCCACCGCACTGGAATTCCCCGCGCCTGAGGCGGTTGATCCGGCGCGGCCGCTGGAGGACATGGGCTTTGATTCCCTCATGAACATGGAACTCAAGGCGGCGCTTGAGCAGGATCTGGGCGTCCTGCTCAAGGCCACCCTGGCCTACGATTATCCAAGCATCGACGCTCTGGTGCGCCACCTCGTCGACGAGGTGCTGGGCTGGCGGGAGGAGGCTCCCGCCAACGCCCCCGCCGCGCCGCAGGACGATGCCGAAAGCGCGCTCCTCGCCGAGCTCAACGCATTGAAATATTGA